The following are encoded in a window of Thunnus albacares chromosome 17, fThuAlb1.1, whole genome shotgun sequence genomic DNA:
- the cbx1a gene encoding chromobox protein homolog 1a isoform X2 — MNLCTRNVLPIPAIPLVRTVLTGPLEPPSVDVKLATVAGKKGKKAEEEEQPAAPEAVPEAAATTAPAAAEPAEEEEEEEYVVEKVLDRRVVKGKAEFLLKWKGFSDEDNTWEPEENLDCPDLIAEFMSKYKEKEEKKKEGKRKATSEATKEPEERGSKRKKEEGEKARGFGRGLQPERIIGATDSSGELMFLMKWKNSDEADLVPAKEANVKCPQVVISFYEERLTWHSYPTEEEEKKEEEKKD, encoded by the exons ATGAACTTGTGCACCAGGAATGTTTTGCCGATTCCTGCAATCCCACTGGTCAGGACTGTTCTTACTG GTCCACTAGAGCCGCCCTCAGTAGACGTCAAGCTGGCGACCGTAGCAGGAAAGAAGGGCAAgaaggctgaggaggaggagcagcctGCAGCACCTGAGGCGGTGCctgaagcagcagcaacaacagcaccagcagctgcagaaccagcagaggaggaggaagaagaggagtaTGTGGTGGAGAAGGTTTTGGACCGCCGAGTGGTGAAGGGCAAAGCGGAGTTTCTGCTGAAATGGAAGGGGTTCTCAGA TGAGGACAATACATGGGAGCCAGAGGAGAACCTGGACTGCCCCGACCTTATCGCTGAGTTTATGTCGAAAtacaaagagaaggaggagaaaaagaaggagggCAAAAGGAAAGCCACGAGTGAGGCCACAAAGGAACCTGAAGAGAGGGGGAgcaagaggaagaaggaagag GGTGAGAAGGCCAGAGGTTTTGGCAGAGGTCTGCAGCCAGAGAGAATCATTGGTGCGACGGACTCCAGTGGAGAGCTCATGTTCCTCATGAAGTG GAAGAACTCAGACGAGGCCGACCTTGTGCCGGCCAAAGAGGCCAACGTCAAATGTCCCCAGGTGGTCATCTCTTTCTATGAGGAGCGCCTCACCTGGCACTCTTACCccacggaggaggaggagaagaaggaggaggagaaaaaagactAG